One window of the Epinephelus moara isolate mb chromosome 22, YSFRI_EMoa_1.0, whole genome shotgun sequence genome contains the following:
- the cks1b gene encoding cyclin-dependent kinases regulatory subunit 1 has protein sequence MSHKQIYYSDKYDDDKYEYRHVMLPKDIAKRVPKTHLMSETEWRNLGVQQSQGWVHYMIHQPEPHILLFRRPLPSQKS, from the exons ATGTCTCACAAACAGATATACTACTCTGATAAATATGACGACGACAAATACGAGTACAG GCATGTCATGCTACCCAAAGACATTGCAAAGCGTGTACCCAAGACACATTTGATGTCTGAGACAGAGTGGAGGAATCTGGGGGTCCAGCAGAGCCAAGGATGGGTGCATTACATGATCCACCAGCCAg AGCCGCACATCTTGCTGTTCCGGCGCCCTCTTCCCAGCCAGAAGTCATAA